In Aquipuribacter nitratireducens, the following proteins share a genomic window:
- the sigE gene encoding RNA polymerase sigma factor SigE — protein sequence MSTATDTRPAEAWVPPTWEEVVRDHSARVYRLAYRLTGNPHDAEDITQEVFVRVFRSLDSYRPGTFEGWLHRITTNLFLDTVRRKQRQRTDALAEDAAERLPGADPGPERAYEFRNLTDDVQEALAALSPEFRAAVVLSDIEGLTYEEIAATLGVKLGTVRSRIHRGRAQLRRALGHRRPTRGGVRPALAGTLA from the coding sequence ATGAGCACAGCGACGGATACCCGGCCGGCCGAGGCGTGGGTGCCGCCGACGTGGGAGGAGGTCGTGCGCGACCACTCCGCCCGGGTGTACCGCCTCGCCTACCGGCTGACGGGCAACCCGCACGACGCGGAGGACATCACGCAGGAGGTGTTCGTGCGGGTGTTCCGCTCGCTCGACTCCTACCGCCCCGGCACGTTCGAGGGCTGGCTGCACCGCATCACGACGAACCTGTTCCTCGACACCGTCCGGCGCAAGCAGCGCCAGCGGACCGACGCGCTCGCCGAGGACGCCGCGGAGCGGCTGCCCGGTGCCGACCCGGGACCGGAGCGCGCGTACGAGTTCCGCAACCTCACCGACGACGTGCAGGAGGCGCTCGCGGCCCTGTCGCCGGAGTTCCGCGCCGCCGTCGTGCTGAGCGACATCGAGGGGCTCACGTACGAGGAGATCGCCGCCACTCTCGGCGTCAAGCTCGGCACCGTCCGCTCCCGCATCCACCGCGGCCGGGCGCAGCTGCGCCGGGCCCTCGGGCACCGGCGTCCCACGCGCGGCGGGGTGCGTCCGGCGCTGGCGGGGACGCTGGCCTGA
- a CDS encoding S1C family serine protease, which yields MSQPPYEPRPEGPRDDRVEQSREAETRVDLPRPAPAHGWVADTGRPGGAPTGPTGPTGSTGPTGMWGAPAARPEPRPHQQPYPQQTPHLQPAYGPRPPFPGPDPYRRQQQAWGPPPSAGPRVDTVGRPSRQRRGGGGVVVVAVVLALVAGLVGGVGGAVLADRTGLAEALPGGAGALPERGSAADTGDGGTDAFGEGAAAPLDGTGSVSQIAAAVLPSVVSILVEGDTGQGTGSGFVIDAEGLVLTNNHVVVAGGSEPADDIMVELSDGSQVAAEVVGTEPSYDVAVLRIDPAEVDRPLVALPFGDSDDVVVGEQVVAVGAPLGLDSTVTTGIVSALNRPVSAGGGAQETAFINAIQTDAAINPGNSGGPLVNLRGEVVGVNSAIAQAPGGQVGGSIGLGFSIPSNQAARTAEQLIEDGVATYPVVGVLLDRLYEGEGVRIVQEEDATGDQPPVTPGGPADQAGLRAGDVILAFEGRPVTESDELVVAIRAQQPGDEVTLTVRRGEDVFDVTVVLDAGEQG from the coding sequence ATGAGCCAGCCACCGTACGAGCCGCGTCCTGAGGGTCCCCGCGACGACCGCGTCGAGCAGTCCCGCGAGGCCGAGACGCGCGTCGACCTCCCCCGGCCGGCGCCCGCGCACGGCTGGGTCGCCGACACGGGGCGGCCGGGCGGTGCGCCGACGGGGCCGACGGGGCCGACGGGCTCGACGGGGCCGACGGGGATGTGGGGGGCGCCGGCCGCCCGACCGGAGCCGCGCCCGCACCAGCAGCCGTACCCGCAGCAGACCCCGCACCTGCAGCCGGCGTACGGGCCGCGGCCGCCGTTCCCCGGTCCGGATCCCTACCGGCGTCAGCAGCAGGCGTGGGGCCCGCCCCCCTCCGCCGGCCCCCGCGTCGACACCGTCGGGCGGCCGTCCCGGCAGCGGCGTGGTGGCGGTGGCGTCGTCGTGGTCGCGGTTGTGCTCGCGCTCGTCGCGGGTCTGGTCGGCGGCGTCGGCGGTGCCGTCCTCGCCGACCGCACCGGGCTCGCCGAGGCGCTGCCCGGTGGCGCCGGGGCGCTGCCCGAGCGCGGCAGCGCGGCGGACACCGGGGACGGCGGAACCGACGCCTTCGGGGAGGGCGCGGCCGCGCCGCTCGACGGCACCGGCTCGGTGTCGCAGATCGCGGCGGCCGTCCTGCCGAGCGTCGTGTCGATCCTCGTCGAGGGCGACACCGGGCAGGGGACCGGTTCCGGCTTCGTGATCGACGCCGAGGGCCTCGTCCTCACCAACAACCACGTCGTCGTGGCCGGAGGGAGCGAGCCCGCCGACGACATCATGGTCGAGCTGTCCGACGGCTCCCAGGTGGCGGCCGAGGTGGTCGGCACCGAGCCCTCCTACGACGTCGCGGTCCTCCGCATCGACCCGGCCGAGGTCGACCGGCCGCTCGTCGCCCTGCCGTTCGGCGACTCCGACGACGTCGTCGTCGGCGAGCAGGTCGTCGCGGTCGGTGCCCCGCTCGGCCTCGACTCGACCGTGACGACCGGCATCGTCAGCGCGCTCAACCGGCCCGTGTCCGCCGGCGGCGGCGCCCAGGAGACCGCGTTCATCAACGCCATCCAGACCGACGCCGCCATCAACCCCGGCAACTCCGGCGGACCGCTGGTCAACCTCCGCGGCGAGGTGGTGGGCGTCAACAGCGCCATCGCCCAGGCCCCCGGCGGTCAGGTCGGGGGCAGCATCGGCCTCGGCTTCTCCATCCCGAGCAACCAGGCGGCACGCACCGCCGAGCAGCTCATCGAGGACGGTGTCGCCACCTACCCCGTCGTCGGCGTGCTGCTCGACCGGCTCTACGAGGGCGAGGGCGTGCGGATCGTCCAGGAGGAGGACGCCACCGGCGACCAGCCGCCCGTCACCCCCGGGGGCCCCGCCGACCAGGCCGGGCTCCGCGCGGGGGACGTCATCCTCGCGTTCGAGGGCCGTCCGGTCACGGAGTCCGACGAGCTCGTCGTCGCCATCCGGGCGCAGCAGCCGGGCGACGAGGTGACGCTCACGGTGCGGCGCGGCGAGGACGTCTTCGACGTCACCGTCGTGCTGGATGCCGGCGAGCAGGGCTGA
- a CDS encoding twin-arginine translocase TatA/TatE family subunit has protein sequence MPDINGGEFLVIALVAMLLLGPDRLPELARQAARLVRRARDFATGASAQMKDEIGVDLDRVDWRRYDPRQYHPRRIVRNALSDVWDDDDTAAARPGATAATPGGVGKASSAAAKRAEAVRRPAGQVAPAGQVGTSAAASRSAAGPGPAARGAGRSAPRPSPPPTTWAEAARRAGVDDDAT, from the coding sequence GTGCCTGACATCAACGGCGGGGAGTTCCTCGTCATCGCGCTCGTCGCCATGCTCCTGCTCGGTCCGGACCGGCTGCCCGAGCTCGCGCGGCAGGCGGCCCGCCTCGTCCGGCGCGCCCGCGACTTCGCGACCGGGGCCTCGGCCCAGATGAAGGACGAGATCGGCGTCGACCTCGACCGCGTCGACTGGCGGCGCTACGACCCCCGCCAGTACCACCCCCGCCGGATCGTGCGGAACGCGCTGAGCGACGTGTGGGACGACGACGACACCGCCGCGGCGCGGCCCGGAGCGACCGCCGCCACGCCCGGGGGCGTCGGCAAGGCGTCGAGCGCCGCGGCGAAGCGGGCGGAGGCCGTACGGCGGCCCGCCGGTCAGGTCGCCCCGGCCGGTCAGGTCGGCACCTCCGCCGCTGCCTCCCGGTCGGCCGCGGGACCCGGCCCGGCCGCCCGCGGAGCCGGCCGGTCCGCGCCCCGACCGAGCCCTCCGCCCACGACGTGGGCCGAGGCCGCACGCCGGGCCGGGGTCGACGACGACGCGACCTGA
- a CDS encoding Mrp/NBP35 family ATP-binding protein: MSPSPPSVEQVREALSGVVDPEIRRPVTELGMVEHVEVDAAGRVRVRLLLTVAGCPMKDTLTRDTRGAVAALPGVSDVEVELGVMSPEQREALRTQLRGGQAEKEVPFARAGSRTRVFAVASGKGGVGKSSVTVNLAVALAEEGMSVGVVDADVHGFSVPRMLGVDRSPTRVDDMILPPVAHGVRVISIGMFVPGNQPVVWRGPMLHRALQQFLTDVFWGDLDVLLLDLPPGTGDIAISVAQLLPGSELLVVTTPQQAAAEVAERAGSIASQTRQHVAGVVENMSWLELPDGSRLEVFGSGGGARVAESLGRTLGTTVPVLGQVPLDTAVREGGDEGVPVVVRDPGSPAAVALRGVARGLARRRQSLVGASLGLTPSSR; the protein is encoded by the coding sequence GTGAGTCCCTCCCCCCCGAGCGTCGAGCAGGTCCGCGAGGCCCTGTCCGGCGTCGTCGACCCCGAGATCCGCCGTCCCGTCACCGAGCTCGGCATGGTCGAGCACGTCGAGGTGGACGCGGCCGGTCGCGTGCGGGTGCGGCTGCTGCTGACGGTCGCCGGCTGCCCGATGAAGGACACGCTCACCCGTGACACCCGCGGCGCGGTGGCGGCCCTGCCGGGCGTCTCCGACGTCGAGGTGGAGCTCGGCGTCATGTCGCCCGAGCAGCGGGAGGCCCTGCGCACGCAGCTGCGGGGCGGGCAGGCGGAGAAGGAGGTGCCGTTCGCGCGCGCGGGCTCGCGCACCAGGGTCTTCGCCGTCGCCTCCGGCAAGGGCGGCGTGGGCAAGAGCAGCGTGACGGTCAACCTCGCCGTCGCCCTCGCGGAGGAGGGCATGTCCGTCGGGGTCGTGGACGCCGACGTCCACGGCTTCTCGGTGCCGCGCATGCTCGGGGTCGACCGGTCCCCCACCCGCGTCGACGACATGATCCTGCCGCCCGTCGCGCACGGCGTCCGGGTCATCAGCATCGGGATGTTCGTCCCGGGCAACCAGCCCGTCGTGTGGCGCGGGCCCATGCTCCACCGGGCGCTCCAGCAGTTCCTCACCGACGTCTTCTGGGGCGACCTCGACGTCCTGCTCCTCGACCTCCCGCCCGGCACGGGGGACATCGCCATCAGCGTCGCGCAGCTGCTGCCCGGCTCCGAGCTCCTCGTCGTGACGACGCCGCAGCAGGCGGCGGCCGAGGTGGCGGAGCGGGCCGGTTCCATCGCGTCGCAGACGCGTCAGCACGTCGCGGGCGTCGTGGAGAACATGTCGTGGCTCGAGCTGCCCGACGGCTCCCGCCTCGAGGTGTTCGGCAGCGGCGGCGGCGCGCGCGTGGCGGAGTCGCTCGGGCGCACGCTCGGCACCACCGTGCCCGTGCTCGGTCAGGTGCCTCTCGACACCGCGGTCCGCGAGGGCGGCGACGAGGGCGTCCCGGTCGTCGTCCGCGATCCCGGGTCACCGGCGGCCGTCGCGCTCCGGGGCGTCGCGCGCGGGCTGGCGCGGCGGCGGCAGAGCCTCGTGGGCGCGAGCCTCGGGCTCACCCCGAGCAGCCGCTGA
- a CDS encoding ATPase, T2SS/T4P/T4SS family, producing MSLTDAPTGTSPVPTGTDPDAATDAPDVPADRRRRLGDLLVDAQVITADQLQEALEEQRQPGPRRRLGQVLVQLGFLDERDIAVTLAEQLGMETLDLSTLSLDPDVVRRLPQQQSERSGVLVLDRLSDGRYVVATSDPTNVLALDDARLTLGSDLLPIIAIDSQIRDQLRRAWGLSASGDGLQDIVSGIGVEEETDDLSSAGVDDAPTVQLVNKIFSEAVQLNASDIHVETQRDSLRVRFRIDGILRDVMTAPRRAAGAVLSRIKIVSGLDIAERRVPQDGRTQIVVGGHRIDTRVSTLPSLHGEKAVIRILTRGDDVPPLEALGFEPEQLVQLRRALAVPQGLVLITGPTGSGKTNTLYAGINEILDPEKNIITLEDPVEVQLPGITQVQVNVKAGMTFQAGLRSVLRQDPDIVLVGEVRDQETAELALKAALTGHLVLTTLHTNSAAAALTRLIDMGSDPYLVASSLTLAIAQRLVRRPCQHCAETYRPDDDVLALLDLHASDLDGATPRRGRGCPDCAGTGYRGRTAVYEVLTVDADMRRILVRDPSEEAVLAQARAAGMSTLRASAIRKALDGRTTFEEVLRVTTADAGSAGHDVACAACARPVDKDMLACPWCAADLTASRCGGCSKELDDHWVVCPWCRTARGGT from the coding sequence GTGAGCCTCACCGACGCGCCGACCGGGACCTCCCCCGTCCCGACCGGCACCGACCCCGACGCCGCGACGGACGCCCCGGACGTGCCGGCCGACCGCCGGCGCCGGCTCGGCGACCTCCTCGTCGACGCCCAGGTCATCACGGCCGACCAGCTCCAGGAGGCCCTCGAGGAGCAGCGGCAGCCCGGGCCGCGGCGCCGGCTCGGCCAGGTGCTCGTCCAGCTCGGCTTCCTCGACGAGCGCGACATCGCCGTCACCCTCGCCGAGCAGCTCGGCATGGAGACCCTCGACCTGTCGACCCTGTCGCTGGACCCGGACGTCGTCCGCAGGCTGCCGCAGCAGCAGAGCGAGCGCAGCGGGGTCCTCGTCCTCGACCGGCTCTCCGACGGCCGCTACGTCGTCGCGACGTCCGACCCGACGAACGTCCTCGCCCTCGACGACGCGCGGCTCACCCTCGGCAGCGACCTGCTCCCCATCATCGCGATCGACTCCCAGATCCGGGACCAGCTGCGGCGCGCGTGGGGCCTGTCGGCCTCCGGCGACGGCCTGCAGGACATCGTGTCCGGCATCGGCGTCGAGGAGGAGACCGACGACCTGTCGAGCGCGGGCGTCGACGACGCCCCGACCGTCCAGCTCGTCAACAAGATCTTCTCCGAGGCCGTGCAGCTCAACGCCTCCGACATCCACGTCGAGACGCAGCGCGACAGCCTCCGGGTCCGCTTCCGCATCGACGGCATCCTGCGTGACGTCATGACGGCGCCGCGCCGGGCCGCCGGGGCGGTCCTGTCCCGCATCAAGATCGTCTCGGGCCTCGACATCGCCGAGCGTCGGGTGCCGCAGGACGGCCGCACGCAGATCGTCGTCGGCGGGCACCGCATCGACACGCGCGTCTCCACGCTGCCGAGCCTCCACGGCGAGAAGGCCGTCATCCGCATCCTCACCCGCGGCGACGACGTGCCGCCGCTGGAGGCGCTCGGCTTCGAGCCCGAGCAGCTCGTCCAGCTCCGGCGGGCGCTCGCCGTGCCGCAGGGCCTCGTCCTCATCACCGGCCCCACGGGGTCGGGCAAGACGAACACGCTGTACGCCGGCATCAACGAGATCCTCGACCCCGAGAAGAACATCATCACCCTCGAGGACCCCGTCGAGGTCCAGCTGCCCGGCATCACCCAGGTCCAGGTGAACGTCAAGGCCGGCATGACGTTCCAGGCCGGGCTGCGCTCGGTGCTGCGCCAGGACCCCGACATCGTCCTCGTCGGCGAGGTGCGGGACCAGGAGACCGCCGAGCTCGCGCTCAAGGCGGCCCTCACGGGCCACCTCGTCCTCACGACGCTCCACACGAACTCCGCCGCGGCGGCCCTCACCCGGCTCATCGACATGGGCTCGGACCCGTACCTCGTCGCGAGCTCGCTCACCCTCGCGATCGCCCAGCGCCTCGTCCGCCGCCCGTGCCAGCACTGCGCCGAGACCTACCGGCCGGACGACGACGTGCTCGCGCTCCTCGACCTGCACGCGAGCGACCTCGACGGGGCCACGCCACGGCGTGGCCGCGGCTGCCCCGACTGCGCCGGCACCGGCTACCGCGGCCGGACGGCGGTCTACGAGGTGCTGACCGTCGACGCCGACATGCGCCGGATCCTCGTCCGCGACCCGTCGGAGGAGGCCGTCCTCGCGCAGGCCCGCGCCGCGGGCATGAGCACCCTGCGCGCGTCGGCGATCCGCAAGGCCCTCGACGGTCGCACGACCTTCGAGGAGGTGCTGCGCGTGACGACGGCCGACGCGGGGTCGGCGGGGCACGACGTCGCGTGCGCGGCGTGCGCGCGCCCCGTCGACAAGGACATGCTCGCGTGCCCGTGGTGCGCAGCGGACCTCACAGCCTCCCGCTGCGGCGGCTGCAGCAAGGAGCTCGACGACCACTGGGTCGTGTGCCCGTGGTGCCGCACCGCCCGCGGCGGGACCTGA
- a CDS encoding DUF1003 domain-containing protein, with the protein MRAERLELDELLERVDRRGRAGLDTPAGRGSLRRRLRPQTDPEAFGRLAERFARFMGTARFLVYMTAFVTVWLAWNTLAPASAQFDPRALNYTLLTLILSLQASYAAPLILLAQNRQDDRDRVQNAQDRAQAERTLADTEYLTREVAALTIALREVATRDFVRSELRDLLEELEARRDDAVPPPATATLPEGDR; encoded by the coding sequence CTGCGCGCCGAGCGCCTCGAGCTCGACGAGCTCCTCGAGCGCGTCGACCGGCGCGGCCGGGCCGGCCTCGACACCCCCGCCGGCCGCGGCTCGCTGCGGCGGCGGCTGCGCCCGCAGACCGACCCGGAGGCCTTCGGCCGGCTCGCCGAGCGCTTCGCGCGATTCATGGGGACGGCCCGCTTCCTCGTCTACATGACGGCGTTCGTCACGGTGTGGCTCGCGTGGAACACCCTCGCGCCGGCCTCGGCGCAGTTCGACCCGCGGGCCCTCAACTACACCCTGCTCACGCTCATCCTGTCCCTGCAGGCCAGCTACGCCGCCCCGCTCATCCTGCTGGCGCAGAACCGGCAGGACGACCGCGACCGCGTGCAGAACGCGCAGGACCGGGCCCAGGCCGAACGCACCCTCGCCGACACCGAGTACCTCACCCGGGAGGTCGCCGCCCTCACGATCGCGCTGCGCGAGGTCGCGACCCGCGACTTCGTCCGCTCCGAGCTGCGGGACCTGCTGGAGGAGCTCGAGGCGCGGCGGGACGACGCCGTCCCGCCGCCGGCAACCGCGACCCTCCCGGAGGGTGACCGCTAG
- a CDS encoding magnesium transporter MgtE N-terminal domain-containing protein has product MSTSPARVFAARLAALPVFDPAGDQVGRVRDVVVVMGTGRARAVGLVVEVPGRRRVFLPMTRVIAMEPAQVVSTGLVNMRRFEQRASETLALAELLDRQVDMLDGSGAVVVEDVGLEQTRSHDWVVARLFVRRVPPGGHRRRLRRRGETFLVAVDEVSSLRQHAGPQGAASLLAAFEGLKAADLAEALHTMRPARRLEIAAALDDEKLADVLEELPEDDQVQIVTRLQSERAADVLEAMEPDDAADLLSDLEPGLAARLLEIMEPEEAQQVRRLLAYDEDTAGGLMTSEPVVLSPEATVAEALALVRRAELAPAMAAAVFVCRPPLEAPTGRFLGVVHTQRLLREPPHSAVGNALDRTLEPLTTDAKLLSVSRYLATYNLVSAPVVDSDRRLVGVVTVDDVLDHLLPDDWREQEDPAAVVRGFARRRAAALASTTAEGIVTGRRPRGGGGA; this is encoded by the coding sequence GTGAGCACCTCGCCGGCACGCGTCTTCGCGGCCCGGCTCGCCGCGCTCCCGGTGTTCGACCCGGCGGGCGACCAGGTCGGGCGGGTCCGGGACGTCGTCGTCGTCATGGGGACCGGCCGGGCCCGGGCGGTCGGGCTCGTCGTCGAGGTCCCGGGCCGGCGTCGGGTCTTCCTGCCGATGACGCGGGTCATCGCGATGGAGCCTGCGCAGGTCGTGTCCACCGGGCTCGTCAACATGCGCCGCTTCGAGCAGCGGGCGAGCGAGACCCTCGCCCTCGCCGAGCTGCTCGACCGGCAGGTCGACATGCTCGACGGCAGCGGCGCCGTCGTCGTGGAGGACGTCGGCCTCGAGCAGACCCGCTCCCACGACTGGGTCGTCGCCCGGCTCTTCGTGCGGCGGGTGCCGCCCGGCGGGCACCGCCGTCGCCTGCGCCGCCGGGGGGAGACGTTCCTCGTCGCCGTCGACGAGGTGTCGAGCCTGCGCCAGCACGCGGGCCCGCAGGGCGCGGCGAGCCTGCTCGCCGCCTTCGAGGGGCTCAAGGCCGCCGACCTCGCCGAGGCGCTCCACACCATGCGCCCGGCCCGGCGGCTGGAGATCGCCGCGGCCCTCGACGACGAGAAGCTCGCCGACGTCCTCGAGGAGCTGCCCGAGGACGACCAGGTGCAGATCGTCACGCGGCTGCAGTCCGAGCGCGCCGCCGACGTCCTCGAGGCGATGGAGCCCGACGACGCCGCCGACCTGCTCTCCGACCTCGAGCCCGGCCTCGCCGCGCGCCTCCTGGAGATCATGGAGCCGGAGGAGGCGCAGCAGGTCCGCCGCCTCCTCGCCTACGACGAGGACACCGCGGGCGGGCTCATGACGAGCGAGCCCGTCGTCCTGTCCCCGGAGGCGACGGTCGCGGAGGCGCTCGCCCTCGTGCGCCGGGCCGAGCTCGCCCCGGCGATGGCCGCCGCCGTGTTCGTGTGCCGCCCGCCGCTGGAGGCGCCGACCGGCCGCTTCCTCGGTGTCGTCCACACGCAGCGGCTCCTCCGCGAGCCGCCGCACTCGGCGGTCGGCAACGCCCTCGACCGCACGCTGGAGCCGCTGACGACCGACGCCAAGCTCCTCAGCGTCAGCCGCTACCTCGCGACGTACAACCTCGTCTCGGCCCCGGTCGTCGACTCCGACCGCCGGCTCGTCGGGGTCGTGACGGTCGACGACGTCCTCGACCACCTCCTGCCGGACGACTGGCGCGAGCAGGAGGACCCTGCGGCGGTCGTCCGCGGCTTCGCCCGCCGCCGCGCCGCCGCCCTCGCGAGCACCACCGCCGAGGGGATCGTGACGGGGCGCCGGCCACGCGGGGGCGGTGGCGCGTGA
- a CDS encoding DMT family transporter produces the protein MTRRLGALDLVVIAVGVLGVSVAAPVAGATAAPALAVAFWRTFAGALFYLPAGLAHLRRRLREHGPLSRSAVTAVCWSGVLLSLHFMLWIPSLRLTSVTASTALVTTTPLWVVLVQRLRGRPVPTRVVVGVLVAFAGVLTITGVDATVSTTALLGDAMALAGGAAAAGYSLTAEAARREMSTSSYSTVANGVCAALTLAVCLSLGVPLLGFDTVTWAEVAVVAVASQIVGHALLNRAILRAGATTVTLAILLETPTASLIAWLWLGEVPPLLVVPGAVLVLAGLAVVVRSRRQPTESPA, from the coding sequence GTGACGCGACGGCTCGGGGCGCTCGACCTCGTCGTCATCGCCGTCGGCGTGCTGGGGGTGTCGGTCGCCGCGCCCGTCGCCGGCGCGACCGCGGCGCCCGCGCTGGCGGTCGCGTTCTGGCGGACGTTCGCGGGAGCGCTGTTCTACCTGCCGGCGGGCCTGGCGCACCTGCGTCGCCGGCTGCGCGAGCACGGACCCCTGTCCCGCAGCGCCGTGACGGCCGTCTGCTGGTCGGGGGTGCTGCTGTCCCTGCACTTCATGCTGTGGATCCCCTCCCTGCGCCTGACGAGCGTCACGGCGTCGACCGCGCTCGTCACCACCACCCCGCTGTGGGTCGTGCTCGTCCAGCGGCTGCGCGGTCGGCCGGTGCCGACGCGCGTGGTCGTCGGCGTCCTCGTCGCCTTCGCGGGCGTGCTCACCATCACCGGCGTCGACGCGACGGTCTCCACGACGGCCCTGCTGGGGGACGCGATGGCGCTCGCCGGCGGCGCCGCCGCCGCCGGCTACTCGCTGACGGCGGAGGCCGCGCGACGGGAGATGTCGACGTCGTCGTACTCGACGGTGGCGAACGGGGTGTGCGCCGCGCTCACGCTCGCCGTCTGCCTGTCGCTCGGGGTGCCGCTCCTCGGCTTCGACACCGTCACGTGGGCCGAGGTCGCCGTCGTCGCGGTGGCCTCGCAGATCGTCGGCCACGCCCTGCTCAACCGCGCGATCCTGCGGGCCGGCGCGACCACTGTGACGCTCGCGATCCTGCTGGAGACACCGACGGCGTCCCTCATCGCATGGCTGTGGCTCGGGGAGGTGCCGCCCCTGCTCGTGGTGCCCGGCGCGGTCCTCGTGCTCGCGGGGCTCGCCGTCGTCGTGCGCTCGAGGCGTCAACCCACCGAGTCACCCGCGTGA
- a CDS encoding AfsR/SARP family transcriptional regulator produces MRFDGRRVEGHLPLPGGGGDTTVVASPRPAPAAPQVRVEVVRGFRVVVDGRVLGPRDLGGTKQRQVLLVLLLAHGAPLSKATLVDVLWGATPPAGAVAALESHVSVLRSRLGGREGRRLVVTVPHGYVLPRGAVRSDLDDAHELLRRSAGLPAEEELALLQEALQLLDGTLLPEERASAWLDDARAEHDARVSALRTRLARAAGLAGQWEKALRWAGDSVRRDPIDEAAWEVVVRAHLALGHPVEALRAFDRCRDVLRSQLGCAPGAGLQSVLDDVLAATEPTDDDLAELLHAVLVLRRRTAVTPPEQRRRVLLAARQALAALAVPG; encoded by the coding sequence ATGCGGTTCGACGGACGGCGGGTCGAGGGCCACCTGCCGCTGCCCGGTGGAGGGGGCGACACGACGGTCGTCGCGTCGCCCCGACCCGCGCCCGCGGCTCCACAGGTGCGCGTCGAGGTCGTCCGCGGCTTCCGCGTCGTCGTCGACGGGCGTGTCCTCGGTCCTCGCGACCTCGGCGGCACCAAGCAGCGGCAGGTGCTGCTCGTGCTGCTCCTCGCGCACGGCGCGCCCCTCAGCAAGGCGACGCTCGTCGACGTCCTGTGGGGCGCCACGCCCCCGGCGGGCGCGGTCGCCGCGCTCGAGAGCCACGTGAGCGTCCTCCGGTCCCGGCTCGGGGGACGTGAGGGTCGACGGCTCGTCGTGACCGTGCCGCACGGGTACGTCCTGCCGAGGGGCGCGGTCCGCTCGGACCTGGACGACGCCCACGAGCTGCTGCGCCGCAGCGCCGGCCTACCCGCGGAGGAGGAGCTCGCGCTCCTCCAGGAGGCGCTGCAGCTCCTCGACGGCACCCTGCTGCCCGAGGAGCGCGCGAGCGCGTGGCTCGACGACGCGCGCGCCGAGCACGACGCCCGGGTGTCCGCGCTCCGCACGCGCCTCGCCCGCGCGGCCGGCCTGGCCGGGCAGTGGGAGAAGGCGCTGCGGTGGGCCGGCGACAGCGTGCGCCGCGACCCCATCGACGAGGCGGCGTGGGAGGTCGTCGTCCGGGCGCACCTCGCGCTCGGCCACCCCGTCGAGGCCCTCCGGGCCTTCGACCGCTGTCGTGACGTCCTGCGTTCGCAGCTCGGCTGTGCGCCCGGGGCCGGCCTCCAGTCGGTCCTGGACGACGTCCTGGCGGCGACCGAGCCGACCGACGACGACCTCGCCGAGCTGCTGCACGCCGTCCTGGTCCTGCGGCGGCGGACGGCCGTCACCCCGCCGGAGCAGCGTCGCCGCGTGCTGCTCGCGGCGCGGCAGGCGCTCGCTGCCCTCGCGGTCCCGGGCTGA
- a CDS encoding response regulator yields the protein MVGESVRPRRVLVVDDHTTFAELLVLALEREPDLECVGHAATVEAGIDLVDRTRPDVVVMDVRLPDGTGFAATRRILELAPGTTVVVLTAHASPDFVAQAAGAGATAFLPKGGSLAVLLDTVREARPGRLLVHPSLVARARSAAHDGGVYTDLTQREAEVLELMGQGHDVTRIARRLGMSENTCRGHVKAILVKLDAHTQLEAVVKAVRRGLLSLDGG from the coding sequence GTGGTGGGGGAGAGCGTGCGGCCGCGTCGTGTCCTGGTGGTCGACGACCACACCACGTTCGCCGAGCTCCTCGTGCTCGCGCTCGAGCGCGAGCCCGACCTCGAGTGCGTCGGCCACGCCGCGACCGTCGAGGCCGGTATCGACCTCGTCGACCGGACCCGCCCGGACGTGGTCGTCATGGACGTCCGGCTGCCGGACGGCACAGGGTTCGCCGCCACACGGCGCATCCTCGAGCTGGCGCCGGGGACCACCGTGGTGGTCCTCACGGCGCACGCGTCCCCGGACTTCGTCGCGCAGGCCGCCGGGGCGGGCGCGACGGCGTTCCTGCCGAAGGGCGGCTCGCTCGCGGTCCTCCTCGACACCGTGCGGGAGGCGCGCCCGGGCCGGCTCCTCGTCCACCCGTCCCTCGTGGCGCGGGCCCGGTCGGCGGCCCACGACGGCGGGGTCTACACCGACCTCACCCAGCGGGAGGCCGAGGTCCTCGAGCTGATGGGCCAGGGACACGACGTCACGCGGATCGCCCGCCGCCTCGGCATGTCCGAGAACACGTGCCGCGGGCACGTGAAGGCGATCCTCGTGAAGCTCGACGCCCACACCCAGCTCGAGGCCGTCGTCAAGGCCGTACGGCGCGGCCTGCTGAGCCTCGACGGTGGCTGA